The genomic window TGTGAGTGGGAATGGATATAAATCTATTTATGATGCTTTGTTACTCAATGTTGAATTTTAGAGTTCTTTAATAAGGTGACCAAcatccaaattaaaataatacatttgctCTCGACCTATACTAGTGGTGGTAGTAGTATTTGCTTTATTTGTGAGGTGTGCAAACTTAAATCCACAAGAAGTGTCTGTCTCTGTAAATATTCACTTTTATCCACCTGGAAACCAGATAATGGGCCAGTATAACCCATTTGCCAGCTATGGCTCCTCCTGGATCCTTTCAGGAGCTGACTTATAACTACCattcatctctgatttttcttctgaGAAGCAGATCAATTTTATGTCTATTTCCTGCTCTTGAGGGAGACAATGGGATGCATATATTTTCATACTTTGTTGCATTGCTCGAATACCTTCTATGCCCTCTCATCTTATGTCCCCTAGAGGCCACTtccaaaaagagaataaaagttcCCCTTTGTTGATTCTAGTCCTTTTCTGAATTCAGAAGGGAAGTTCTATAATAGATATAGATAAGTTTCACTCCAATAAGCTCTCTTCAGGTTAATAAAATGTCTCACTACTCACTCCATTTAGGGGTCCTTTGTCTTCCAGTCATATGAGGCCTATATTTTCAGACCATTCCATTAGCTATTGTCTAAGAACTGGTAAAAATTCATATGGTATTGTTATTGTCTTTATATGGTTCTTCTGCATAGTTACTGTTCTGAATTCTCTCTAGGTCAAATGCTAACAATGACTCGGGAATAGTATTTCATCACTTttacctcagtttactcatctatagaaagaaaaatcttactAAATGATTTTTGCAGAGTTTTCTAGCTCTAGACTTCCATGatcttataatattaaaaaactcTTGACATATATCTATTCGTATTTAATGTATACAGACCAtagtttgtggtgtgtgtgtcggAGGTGGGGgctatgtttgtatgtgtgtgttcgtGTCTATGTGCATACATAAatactgtttttgctttttaagtaaATTGTTATTTCTGAGAATTCGAGCATTGTACACAAAATGTGACATCTACTAGAAAATTACAGTCACAATCTAAgtgttaatatctaaaatatagcTTAATAGACTTTGCTAAGACACTTTAATTCAATGTTCTTTCTTCCCAGTAATACCCCAGACTATCAATTCtggatttatttttcacttttttggccTTAAACATATAGAGTTGCTTTTGTCCCGTggatctatttattttattgcttatctgtatttcttttcatttcaaaaaagcttgaaaatgcataaaattaatttttcaaaaagaatagaGATAAGTAAGCAAACAGTTAAATCACAATGCATTTAATTCATAGCGActatccattttatttcattcataatATCTAGGTCATTTTTCAATTCTAGTATTTCATTTTAGTAAACATCATTTGAACTATTAATCTCATACTTTGAATTAACTTTGGTAGACATATTTTAAAGTAGGAAGCTCCCACATTTTATGAAGTTTGTTTGGTGAACATCTGCCCCTGCTTCTAGAAGTTATGTGGGCAGGagaatgttattccatttgtgAGCTTTAGTTCACCCACAATCTGTTCCCAGCACCCCTCTTAATTGGGTCTGTGGGACACTGTCCCTAACGCACTAGAAGTTTCTCCATTCCACAGATCTCTCACTCCAActttaaattgctttgggaaatgGGGAACAATTATAAtaactgctgcataacaaatatttactgttcCATATCTATGGAATCTGACATCTTTTGTTGAACCTGACTTTAATTCATAATGCTGACATAAATGCTAAGATATAGTACCTGGTTCTCCCAGGAGGGGGACATAATTTATCATTGTAAGGGTAAGTCCTGAATACCATGAAACTGTACctgttaaatttataattaaagctATTATTACATGAGGATTTATAGTGTGAATATTATTAGGCAATACAGCTATCAATGTGGTATTATTACCAAATATGGCTATgataatattatcattattatgatCTGTATAGTGCTGGTTAACCCATAAAGTAGTTTCTATATGCTAGCTGAattttttctcaaaacaaacctGTGAGAAAAGTAGGGCAGTTATTTCTGTAactatttaacaaatgaaaaacaagctacctattagaagaaaaaataaactcaaaactaggatttttgtttctgaatCCCAAACACTTTTTAAGTAGGCTAACCCCATGCCATATCTGTTCAAGTGTGAATTAGGTGATACCTTTAAACTTGCAGCACATAAACCGGTTAATCTCTTTATAAGTTGGCAGCTTATTAGTACTGACAggaagatatattttctttttttttttttttttttttaacagattacTTGCTGCAAATAAACACTTTGTACATATTAAAGTTCTGAACATTAATCCATAAATACTGCACAGGGAAATTGCCTAAGAGCCTAGAAAAACTCAtctattgggccgggcgcggtggctcacgcctgtaatcccagcactttgggaggccgagatgggcggatcacgaggtcaggagatggagaccatcctggctaacacgatgaaaccccgtctctactaaaaatacaaaaaattagccgggtgcggtggcggacgcctgtagtcccagctacacggaaggctgaggcaggagaatgtcgtgaatccgcgaagcagagcttgcagtgagccgagattgcgccactgcactccagcctgggcgacagagcgagattctgtctcaaaaaaaagaaaaaaaaagaaaaaaaaagaaaaccccatctaTTATGTGTACCCACCATGTTAGGTCATCGGTGTAGAGGAATGGGCAAGACAAGCAAGCTCCTTCCCCATGTCTCCTGTTATCTCACAATACATGAGAGGACCAATTTAAAGAGCTGGGATCAGAAGAAAACCAAGGGTAGCAAGACAGGCTTGGCTTAAGGTGGACTGAATTGGTTAGATAATTTCTTCCTAGGAGGGGAAGGCTTGGAGCAGATGGCAGAAGAAGCTGTCTAGGTAGCCTAAAATGCATTGTCATTACATTTGTCTGGAAGGCAAAGCCAACCGATTTGCCAGGCCTGGGCTGGAGGTCTAGGTGGGATCTGGAACATCACCACCACCTTTCCTGGTAAGTcattatctttctgttttcttctgtttgctttcaTGACTGGGCTGCTAAAATGTTGATGTTCCTTATCCAGTACATCCTCAAAGGATTTCTGTAGCCTGCTTGAGAGAGAATTTTGACCTATGCTACGAAGTACTGTAGAAAAGTTTCACAGCAAATGGACTGTTCTAAGGCATATGATTCAATCTCCGCAATCATGAACCTTCTTCCACGAGAAGTGCTAAGTCCTCAAGAATGAATCATTCTCCTTGTACATTTTTAACAGACTAAAGTTTCACCTTTATGAACTCCGTTTATTATTTATGTTACTCGCTGACTGTTCTCTGTTGTTGACACATGATTTCTCTACAGATTTTAATGCTACCTGTTAGACAGAGAAGTAGTGGAAGGAGAATGGGCTTTGGATTTTGCCTTTGCCCGTGCTAGTCATGTGACCTCAGCCAGGTAAGCAAATTTCAAGCACAGGATCTGGCACATAGATGTCTGATGTCTGCAATAGAACTTGTTTAAGTGATTTTATTcacttaaataaacaaaaagcgtgttttttttgtttttgtttttgtttttttttttttcccaataggtACTTCCAGTCTTAAGCTGaggaaataaagatttaaaatttctttgaggcttaattttctcatctctaattTGGGGATTCAACATTCATTTGTACTTCTCTTAAAAGTTCAAATGTTCTACTGGTATTCTTTAAACTGTTTCTGAAGCGACAATCCCTCTGTCTGGTTTGGCTTCTGACTCCAAGACATTATACACTGTAGAGAAAGTTTTCACTTGTCACATAACAAACTGAGCGTTAGAGGAGGGGTTGAGCCTCTGCAGATATTCTCAAAACTGTTAACCCACGTGAGCCCTAAACCTGCAATTTTGGTTAACCTAAAAACTGGTAGTCATGAAAGGATGATGAtgggttgtgtgtgtatgtgtgtgtttgtgtgtgtgtgtttatgtgtgtgtgtgtatgtgtgtaccaGGCAGTAATTGATAACCTAATTAATCTAATCATCTTAATTCCTTGTGTCACATATCTATTCAAAACCtcataaaatcaaattatataatgTCAAGTTTGGAAGGTAGCTAAAGTTATAACGGCTAAACAGTTACCTTGTGCTTGGTGTTCTCATCTAATAATAAGTCCTTTACATACAAAAGGgagtgccattttttttcttcctaacctTTGGGCCCTTCTATATGCCTGCCTCATTAACTTTTCAGATGTGTTTCTGCTGAAACTCCCCTGTCTGAAAAGTAGGTACTGCCAATCTGCTCCTCTAAAACATCAAGTTGCTCTCCCTTCTGGAATacccatttctctcttctcttccaaacCTGCCCCATTCCTTCTGTGCTTCCAGATCTGCTACAAGTTCGACATTCTTTCAGAActctcactttatttatttatttctcatttacctCCTCCTTCTGAGGTTACTTATAATATTCACCCTGGCCACATGATATAATTATATTCTTTATCAAATTGTTCCATGTGTAGTTTTCGTGTTTTTGTAATTGAATTATGAACTTTTTGATGGCACACGTGTTGTGTCATACTTTTCCCACCCTTACTTGTGTTGGAACAGGACTGTGCTCAAGTTAGGCAATCAGTAATATCATACACATATTATAGCAGTCCAGCAAAAGTTTATTCTGctttcaaaaaatgtttcaatagtatttattttctgaagtatACTGAACAGCAAGATGTGGCCCTGGAGTATGCTGGCAAACACAAAAGAATTAGGCTTTTGGTCATTTTCCAGGTTGCTAATCCAGTCCATAtaataacacaaaagaaaatctatttgGATCAGAAACATCTGGATACTAACTCACTGTAGATGAACCAATGtcttgctactcaaaatgtgCCCTCATTCCAGTGGTTCAACATACCCAGGGAACTTAATAGACATGAAGAATCATGGGCCTTGCCCCAGACATgctaacataaaatttacatgtCAACAGTATCCTCAGGTGATTTATATgcatatgaaatttgaaaaattgaaattCCATCAAAGCTAAAAATTTTGGATAGTACTTTGCGAAAACAAGGTAAAATAACTTTAAGAGTTAAGCTTTAAGTTTCCCTTTTTACTTATAGGCCACATTCTGTGTTTTACAtttgagaaaagcaaattaaggATGATGAGAAGATTCATTTGCTTTTTGTAAAGtgctacacacacatacacacaaatatgtttGACTACTATTACTTTTTTTCAGGTTTACTCAAATGAATTCTCAAGATTAACTCTGAAGCCATGGAATAAAACAAATAGAGACCATGTATTGTTCTCTAAAGATTCTCCATCATATACCTGTAGAGCTGGTCTACACCATGGTCTTGTCGTAGGAAATAACAAAATAGTAAGAGTGGGATGTTAGAATGAGATCAACAACTAACTTTACCTTTGAACAGATGTTAAATTGCAGTGTATGGAGCTCAATTTACTATTATCAAATGTCTTCcccataaaaatacacatttaactGACTGGAAAGACACTCAGAGTTTTAGGCAGACAAACAAATGTACATGAACATCTAACCTGCTTTAAATTCTAAACATTTCTGTTAAACACTGGGTCAAAATTCCAGTTCTTGTTGAgttgtctttttccttctttgcagCCCTCTTGCTGGACTTGACTAAATGAAGAAGTTAGGTTTGTCTTCTGCAATAGTCTAAGGCTTTTAGAAAACTCAACTTGGGTTGTcctcaataataagaaaagttGTGTCTGAATTTACTTCTGATCCTAGGTAGATCTTCACGTATTAGATACAGGGCATAGAAACTCTCAGCATCCTAGTGTGGCTGTATTCTAGGTACAAATACTGTTGAAGATAACTCAATGGCAGAGCTTTAAAACAGTCTCTGTTTCACTCTAGAGTAATTTTTATTCAAGCTACTTTTTACGTTTGTTGCTTGGCTGTGAAAATGTTATACACTGGGTCTTCCTCTGGCATCCTGAAAGCTGGGACATGGACAAGGTAAACCAGACATTTGTGAGAGAATTCATTCTTCTGGGACTCTCTGGTTACCCCAAACTTGAgatcattttctttgctctgattCTAGTTATGTATGTAGTGATTCTAATTGGCAATGGTGTTCTGATCATAGCAAGCATCTTGGATTCTCGTCTTCACATGCCCATGTACTTCTTTCTGGGCAACCTCTCTTTCCTGGATATCTGCTATACAACCTCCTCCATTCCCTCAACATTGGTGAACttaatctcaaagaaaagaaacatttctttctctggaTGTGCAGTGCAGATGTTCTTTGGGTTTGCGATGGGGTCAACAGAATGTTTACTTCTTGGCATGACGGCATTTGATCATTACGTGGCCATCTGTAACCCTCTGAGATACCCCATCATCATGAGCAAGATGGTGTATGTACTGATGGCTTCTGTATCATGGCTTTCCGGTGGAATCAATTCAATTGTGCAAACATCACTTGCCATGCGATTGCCTTTTTGTGGGAACAATATTATTAATCATTTCTTATGTGAGATCTTAGCTGTCCTAAAATTAGCTTGTGCTGATATATCTCTCAATATTGTTACCCTAGCAGTGTCAAATACTGCTTTCCTAGTTCTTCCTTTGCTCGTGGTTTTTTTCTCCTATATGTTCATCCTCTACACCATCTTGCAAATGAATTCAGCCACAGGAAGACGCAAGGCATTTTCTACGTGCTCAGCTCACCTGACTGTGGTGATCATATTTTATGGtaccattttctttatgtatgcAAAACCGAAGTCCCAGGGCCTCCTTGGGTAAGACAACTTGCAAGCTACAGAGGGGCTTGTTTCCATGTTTTATGGGGTTGTGACCCCCATGTTAAACCCCATAATCTATAGCTtgagaaataaagatgtaaaagctgctataaaatatttgctgagtagGAAAGCTATTAACCAGTAAGACCAAAGGGATATATGAGTCTTTTACGTATAATTAGCTTGcattagccatttcacaatgtatatgtgatatgatttggctgtatccccacccaaatcttgaattgtagctcccatagtcCCCATATGTTGTAGGATTgacatggtgggaggtaattgaatcatagaaGTGGGTTTTTCACATACTGCTCTCATGGTGGTGCATAAATTTCATGAGAACTGATGCTTTCGTTAAAAGCACAGTTCCCCTGTAcctgctctcttgcctgccaccgtgtaaaatgtgccttttctttgccttcaccacccaccgtgattgtgaggcccccaagccatgtggaactgtgagtccattaacctgtttttctttataaattacccagtcttgggtatttcttcatagcagtatgaaaatggactaacacagtaaattggtaataggtagtggggtgctgctataaggatacctgaATATGTGGAGctgactttggaactaggtaacaagcagaggttggaacagtttagagagCTCAGAAAAAGATAGGAcagtgtgggaaagtttggaacttcctagagacttgttgaatggctttgaccaaaatgctgatagtgatatagacaataaagtccaggctgaggtggtctcagatggagatgaagaacttgttgggaacttgagcaaaggtgactcttgttatgctttagcaaagagactggtggcattttgcttctgctctagagatctgtggtactttgaacttcagagagatgatttaggatatctggcaaaagaaatttctaagtaggaaagcattcaagaggaagcagagcataaaagtttggaaaatttgcagcctgacagtgcgacagaaaagaaaaacttattttttgaggagaaattcaagcctgctacagaaatttgcataagtaatgaggagccaaatgttaattgccaagacaatggggaaaatgtctccagggcatttcagagaccttcctggcagcccttcccatcacaggactggagacctaggaggaaaaaatggtttcctgagcCAGGCTCAGggtccccctgctgtgtgcagcctagagacttggtgccctgtgtcccagctgctccagccatggctaaaagaggccaaggtaaagcttgggccatggcttcagagggtgcaagacccaagccttggcagtttccacatattattgagcctgcaggtgcacagacgTCAAGATTGAAGGTTTGGGAGCTTcggcctagatttcagaagatttatggaaacatctggatgtctaggcagaagtttgctgcaggggcagggccctcatggagaacctttgctaggctagtgtggaagggaaatgtggggatggagcccccacacaaagtcccctggggcactgcctagttgagctgtgagaagagggccactgtcctccagacctcagaatggtagatccaccaacattttgcaccatgcacctagaaaagccaGCCTGTACAAGCAGCTGGgagagaggctgtaccctgcaaagccaaagGGGCGGAGCTGCCCATGGCCAtgagagcccacctcttgcatcagtgtgacctggttgtgagacatggagtcaaaggagatcattttggaacttcaaGGATTAATGACTACCCTATTGGATTCAGACTTCATGGAGCCTGTAGCCCTTTGTTTTagtcaatttcttccatttggaatgggcaTATTCACCCAGTGCCTGTACCCCCTTTATATCtatgaagtaactaacttgcttttggttttacaggctcataggcagatgTCTCAGGTGACAAgatgccttgtctcagatgagactttggaccatggacttttaagttaatgctgaaatgagttaagactttgggggactgttgggaaggcatgattggttttgaaatgtgaggacatgagatttggaaggggctggggcagaatgatagggtttggctgtgtccccacacaaatctcatcttgctcCTCCTTTGATGTCTGCCATTATTGtggggcttccccagccatgtggaactgtgagttcattaaacctctttttctttataaattacccagtctcaggtatttcttcatataagtatgaaaatggactaatacaatacttGTATTAAAAGATCATCTTGTgtaccataaatatgtacaatttttgtcatttaaaattaaaagaagaggCATAGAAATGGCATTATTGTGCAACTATTGAGGATCTTATCtgataaaagcaaaattataagGAGAGATTTTTATTCTTTGCCCTCACTACCTTTGATCATCTAGAATCACTGAGAGCAGTAATCCGCTGTTACTGAAATTCTAATAGTAAGCAGATTCGAATGGGTTCTGACCCAGCCAGATCTCATGAAGACAATAAATTCCTTCAGTTATTTTCTCTGGCAATATCCAAACTAAGTGTATCTGGTGTATTTGTGGCAACACAATAGAAAACATCAAACAAAAGCTTTGAAAATAGATGACTAGAGCAGAAATTCAAAACTACTTTAGTAGTATCAGCTaggtttattcatgtttttaaaactgtagtTTCCTTATTTCCAAAAAGGGAGTAAATAAACCATGCTCCTCCCACTGTTATTGTAAAGATTCAGTAAGTTGCACAAAATACCTGACGTAATGTGCCAACTTCATTTTAGTTTCCTCTGTAGAGAATGTTCAGATTGACTTTTCCTATGAGTCCCAACTGAGGAACTGAAGTAAGGACTCCAAAGTGAAGACAAAGGATACTAGCTAGCACATCTTATTTGTAAGCCACCAATTATTTGGGTCCATATATCTTTCATAAATCTTCCTACCATTGTCAATCACCATACCTGCTTACTCATTCTCCTACATATTTGTACAAAGAAAACATCAACTATGAATCCTGTGGAACACTGGAAACACTGTTCTAATCTAAGTCAAGTAAGAAGGTACTGCAAAAAAGTCTCTTGAGGATTTGGGTGCCTACAAAGAAAGAGAAGCTGACATCTGGCTTGGTGAATGGGGCTTGCTGAGCTTTCCCTCTCTAGGCTGTAGATAACAGAGGAACAGGTCAACAGGTCTAGAAGAGGGCTGGAGGATAAGTATTTTAGGCTGAAAATAATCGGAAGTGTTTGGGACATCAACAAGATAAACCAGACATTTTTGAGAGAATTCATTCTCCAAAAAGTCTGAAATTAGTGACTGGGATAAGAAAactatttcattttacattccaGTGAGTTTAAACTCTTCAGTAAACCTATTGcaatcctttttgtttctttttctgtggattCTTCTGACATGGCCAAGCACAGAACATCTTTGCTGCACATCGCCAGTCATTTTTGCAGCTGGTTTTAGCCTTAATTTCCTatgtaaatttcctttttctattggTTTTAGAGCCACGACATGACCCTGACCTCCTACATGGGGGTTTATGCCCAGCCAATCCACTTCCTTGGTTTAGGCTTAAGTGATCTAGTCACTGAAGTCCTGCTGCACTCTTACTATCCTACCAGGAAGCATGGGCTGTACAATAAACCTCCAGCTGTGGGTCCCTCCTTTTACTTAACTTGAATCACACTGGATGCTGGTTTTGGTTCGATTAGGAGAAGTGTGCACCACACTCTCTGGGTAAGGCTTTTTAACTTCTGCCCATTCCCACTGGGATGAGTCCCACATGTCGTTCTGACCCTAGTTTAGTTTTTTCCCAACTTTGACTTATGGCACTCAGCTTTTAGGAACATGTCAGTATGACAAGGTCCTGCTTCTGTTGTCTCTTaagcactttattattattatttttttcacacgGGGAAGAGAGCTAGCATCTCATGTCTGTGTTAATATCAGATTGAATTATTTATCTATAAAAGTTGGTTCAAATGCTTTCCACTGCTCTACAAAAAGTTGCTACAATATTGCTCCAGTTTAAACAAGTTCTATTCATGTTGATGAATGCTCAGAAAATTAACAGTTTTAAAACTAATCAGTCCTCCCAGAAAATTGagaaatctcaaaatattattacacatatgaatttgtggcaaataataaatattttagaaaatttcaaaaattgtgGAGaagtacaaaaaagtaaaaaatgttcaTGATTGCTACCTCCTATAGCCAACaactgttaaaattttattattctctCACTAATTTGGAGTcgtaaaattaatcattttttgttATGTACCATGAACACCTGGAGTTACTAtttggaaagtattttttaaatgtgtgtgcaACTTTTTAGGTTTTTAcagaataaattttagaaaattaaattattatggaaattgatatataaatttttaacttCTCTTGTTAAGTTGTATCCCCTCCCCTAAATTATATCATGCTTCGTTAATGATACTTTAAGGGCTTCCCGATATTTTTACatgtctgggtgtgtgtgtgtgtgtgtgtgtgtgtgtgtgtgtgtaaacatttaattctggaaaatttcaggtaataaaagaaaaataattatttaaacctCATGTGCCACTTATATTTAATTAGgagctcatttttttattattatctgtaCTTAGTTATCCCCTTTCTCCAGATTATTTTAAGCaagtactggaaaaaaaaatcttttgttttgaaataattttagacttacaggaAATTGCaagaatcacaaaagaatttCCTTTAAGCCTTCACCCAGAATCTTCAGATATTAACATCTTACcacatttgttttatcatttctttctctttatatatacatgtatgtgtgtatattatatagatttatttatatacaGCTATTTGAGAGTAAGGCGTAGATACTATGTCTCTTTACTCCTTAGTATTTTACTCTGTCTTCTTAGCATCAAAGACATTCTTTTACCGTAACCATAATACAATTATCATCATATAGTTACAATACTATTATTGAATTTAATGGTCAGTAAATAACAACTCTGTGCAAAACCTAGCCCACTACCTGTATTTTTGTGTCCCCCAAACTAAGAATGATGTCTACATTTTTAAACTgttgaaaagaattttcagcctttttgcgctggtttctccccatctccgtggatttatctacctttggtctttgatgttggtggccttcggatggggtctctgagtggacgtgctattcctttctgtttgttagttttccttctgacagtcaggtccctctgctgcaggtctgctggagtttgctggaggtccaccccagaccctgtttgcctgggtattaccagcggaggctgcagaacagcaaagactgctgCCTCTTTCCTcaggaagcttcgtcccagaggggcacctgccagatgccatccagagctctcctgtatgaggtgtctatcGGCCCCTGCTGGGAGGGGTCTCCCT from Macaca thibetana thibetana isolate TM-01 chromosome 15, ASM2454274v1, whole genome shotgun sequence includes these protein-coding regions:
- the LOC126937373 gene encoding LOW QUALITY PROTEIN: olfactory receptor 13C4-like (The sequence of the model RefSeq protein was modified relative to this genomic sequence to represent the inferred CDS: substituted 1 base at 1 genomic stop codon), whose amino-acid sequence is MDKVNQTFVREFILLGLSGYPKLEIIFFALILVMYVVILIGNGVLIIASILDSRLHMPMYFFLGNLSFLDICYTTSSIPSTLVNLISKKRNISFSGCAVQMFFGFAMGSTECLLLGMTAFDHYVAICNPLRYPIIMSKMVYVLMASVSWLSGGINSIVQTSLAMRLPFCGNNIINHFLCEILAVLKLACADISLNIVTLAVSNTAFLVLPLLVVFFSYMFILYTILQMNSATGRRKAFSTCSAHLTVVIIFYGTIFFMYAKPKSQGLLGXDNLQATEGLVSMFYGVVTPMLNPIIYSLRNKDVKAAIKYLLSRKAINQ